One segment of Deltaproteobacteria bacterium DNA contains the following:
- a CDS encoding NUDIX hydrolase has translation MANTAPVTPIPSATVILLRNVGGNLETLLLRRNSKISFHGGAWVFPGGRIDPEDHPPGREDMLAAARRAAVRESQEEAGLNIALDDLIWISHWTTPEGRPERYSTWFFLAVAKDEAVQIDGEEIHDHRWAQPHHALASQRTGEIELPPPTFVTLAKLAAYRATHEAIASFAKREPEIFVPRYKPVSGGLCSLYQDDIGYPDIDLDRPGRRHRLWMVDSGWRYEQTD, from the coding sequence ATGGCCAACACAGCTCCAGTAACACCAATCCCCTCCGCCACCGTCATCTTACTCCGCAACGTTGGAGGCAATCTCGAAACCCTGCTGTTGCGACGCAACTCGAAGATTTCCTTTCATGGCGGCGCGTGGGTTTTTCCCGGTGGGCGGATCGATCCGGAAGACCACCCACCAGGACGGGAAGACATGCTGGCCGCCGCGCGCCGAGCGGCCGTTCGGGAGTCGCAGGAAGAGGCGGGGCTCAACATTGCCCTAGACGATCTTATTTGGATCTCCCATTGGACAACCCCGGAAGGGCGACCGGAACGCTATTCGACCTGGTTTTTCCTGGCGGTGGCAAAAGATGAAGCGGTGCAAATTGATGGCGAAGAGATTCACGATCACCGCTGGGCACAACCGCACCACGCCTTGGCCTCCCAACGCACCGGAGAAATCGAGCTACCGCCACCGACGTTTGTCACGTTGGCAAAACTCGCCGCGTACAGAGCTACTCACGAAGCCATTGCGTCATTTGCGAAGCGCGAGCCCGAGATCTTCGTACCCCGCTACAAGCCGGTTTCCGGCGGCCTCTGCTCGCTCTATCAGGACGACATCGGCTACCCGGACATCGACCTCGATCGCCCAGGCCGCCGCCATCGGTTGTGGATGGTAGACAGCGGCTGGCGCTACGAACAAACGGACTAA
- a CDS encoding DUF3011 domain-containing protein translates to MKKSRYMALLFCSVLLPGFHGDATAQQDPGSLLGTIINEAVRQSRPPSEQDDSRYNSQDDYYDDRYYDMKSGKRLTCESQGGRYNYCRTDTRGRIRLDRQLSDTPCRQYDTWGSDGDGSGVWVSGGCRAVFLVEPRRPGSGRGNAGRGGRGGKTITCESKGGQYSYCRTDTYGRVSLERQLSNTPCREYDTWGSDGDGSGIWVSEGCRGVFVVESGRGGRHGDDRASRDETIVCRSDRGRYNYCSTRSSGRARLVRRLSDAPCREYDTWGSDDDGGGIWVDRGCAGEFSLD, encoded by the coding sequence ATGAAGAAATCACGGTACATGGCTTTGCTTTTCTGCTCCGTGTTACTTCCAGGTTTCCATGGCGATGCCACTGCCCAACAAGACCCGGGGTCTCTGCTGGGTACGATTATCAACGAGGCCGTGCGACAATCCCGCCCGCCCTCAGAGCAAGACGATTCTCGCTACAACAGTCAGGACGATTACTACGATGATCGCTACTACGATATGAAAAGCGGAAAACGCTTGACCTGCGAATCCCAAGGCGGGCGCTACAACTATTGCCGCACCGACACGCGCGGGCGGATTCGCCTCGATCGCCAACTGAGCGATACCCCCTGCCGTCAGTATGACACCTGGGGCTCCGATGGCGACGGCAGCGGCGTCTGGGTCAGCGGTGGGTGCCGGGCAGTGTTCTTGGTCGAGCCCCGCCGTCCCGGTAGCGGCCGCGGCAATGCGGGAAGAGGCGGACGTGGGGGGAAAACTATTACCTGCGAATCGAAGGGCGGGCAGTATAGCTATTGTCGGACGGATACCTATGGCCGCGTCTCCCTCGAACGGCAACTGAGCAATACGCCTTGTCGCGAGTACGACACCTGGGGCTCCGATGGTGACGGCAGTGGCATCTGGGTAAGCGAAGGCTGCCGTGGCGTCTTTGTCGTCGAATCCGGCAGAGGAGGCCGCCATGGCGATGACCGCGCAAGTCGGGACGAAACCATCGTGTGCCGCTCGGACCGAGGGCGATACAACTACTGCTCCACACGTTCTTCCGGGCGGGCGCGTCTGGTGCGGCGCTTAAGCGATGCGCCTTGTCGCGAGTACGACACCTGGGGCTCCGACGATGACGGCGGCGGCATTTGGGTCGATCGCGGCTGTGCGGGGGAGTTCTCCCTCGATTAG
- a CDS encoding lipocalin-like domain-containing protein yields MAEQTKTDIASKFIGTWRLVKAEAQRPNGEVVPYRYTTGSVGYIMYATSGHMSVHLMQPNRPKFASGDLDKGTAEEIKAAFDGYGAYFGTYEIHEAEGFVIHHVEGSLFPNNVGSDQKRFYEFVGDTLILKPPPRPLGGEHVAPRITWQRVK; encoded by the coding sequence ATGGCAGAACAAACGAAAACCGATATCGCAAGCAAGTTCATTGGTACGTGGAGATTAGTCAAAGCCGAGGCGCAGCGACCGAATGGCGAGGTCGTGCCCTATCGTTACACCACGGGTTCGGTCGGCTACATCATGTATGCCACGAGCGGCCACATGAGCGTGCACTTGATGCAGCCGAATCGACCGAAGTTCGCGTCGGGCGATCTCGACAAAGGAACGGCGGAAGAAATCAAAGCCGCATTCGACGGATACGGTGCCTATTTCGGCACCTACGAAATCCACGAAGCCGAAGGTTTTGTCATTCACCACGTCGAGGGGAGCTTGTTCCCCAATAATGTCGGCAGCGACCAGAAACGGTTCTACGAATTCGTGGGCGACACCCTCATCCTCAAGCCGCCGCCGCGCCCGTTGGGAGGAGAACACGTCGCGCCGCGTATTACCTGGCAGCGAGTCAAGTGA
- a CDS encoding gluconolaconase — MSRYTTASTGPQAAAGWHISHLSPPSGLFGANGMRFGPDGKLYVVQAFGSQVSALDPATGASQTISPVGGPIVAPDDIAFDSHGVMYVTEVMSARVSARTPDGQTRVIADNVPAANGITCYQDRLFMDECRPGGRLFELYPDGRAPRLLADNLGLPNALSVGPDEHLYFPQIAAGEIWRVPLAGGTPQRFIDGLAIPTAVKFDQNGLLTTTQAGNGEIVKVDIQSRAKTVIAKVRPGIDNLAIDPNNRLFISHFVDGGVAEVLSNGQERVLVAAGLLGPWGLALGSDGTVYASDGGSLVAMTMDGKRSRLGMLLDEGFPGFIRGLAAGSGGNLLVTTSSGNVASYHPGTRVSQTFATGLNELLGIGCAPDGACIVAEAGAGRVLKVNAKGEVSTLASGLGRPSGVVVAGNGACCVSDESGGRVVQIDGGTATVLDGLKKPQGLALLGDQLLILDAGSKELIAFSLATKQRQTLATNLPVGAAPGITPKPLLGVPDLIPGPLSPFAGVAVGSDGTIYIAGDGEGSVLALKKV; from the coding sequence ATGAGTCGCTACACTACCGCTTCGACCGGCCCGCAAGCCGCCGCCGGCTGGCACATTTCCCACCTGTCACCACCCAGCGGCCTGTTCGGCGCCAACGGGATGCGCTTCGGCCCGGACGGGAAACTTTATGTTGTCCAAGCGTTCGGCAGTCAAGTCAGCGCCCTTGATCCCGCCACTGGCGCGTCCCAAACGATCTCGCCGGTCGGCGGCCCCATCGTCGCGCCGGACGATATCGCCTTCGATTCGCATGGGGTGATGTATGTCACCGAGGTCATGAGTGCTCGCGTCAGCGCGCGCACGCCCGACGGTCAGACGCGCGTCATTGCCGATAACGTGCCGGCAGCCAACGGCATCACCTGTTATCAGGATCGCTTGTTCATGGACGAATGTCGTCCGGGTGGTCGCCTGTTTGAACTCTACCCGGATGGCCGCGCGCCACGCCTGCTCGCCGACAACCTGGGCCTGCCGAATGCACTTTCCGTCGGTCCGGACGAACACCTGTACTTTCCGCAGATTGCCGCCGGAGAGATTTGGCGTGTACCGCTGGCAGGAGGAACCCCCCAGCGTTTTATCGATGGGCTCGCGATTCCCACAGCAGTCAAGTTCGACCAGAACGGATTGCTCACCACCACGCAAGCGGGCAACGGAGAGATCGTCAAAGTCGATATCCAAAGCCGAGCGAAAACTGTCATCGCCAAAGTGCGTCCCGGTATCGACAACCTGGCCATCGATCCAAACAATCGTCTGTTCATCTCGCACTTTGTGGATGGCGGCGTGGCCGAGGTCCTCAGTAATGGCCAAGAACGCGTGCTGGTAGCGGCAGGGCTCCTCGGTCCGTGGGGTCTCGCGCTCGGCAGCGACGGGACGGTGTATGCCAGCGACGGTGGGAGTTTAGTGGCCATGACAATGGATGGCAAACGCAGCCGGCTAGGCATGCTTCTTGATGAAGGCTTTCCCGGGTTCATCCGCGGGCTCGCCGCCGGATCGGGCGGGAACTTGTTGGTGACCACCTCTTCAGGAAACGTCGCCTCGTATCATCCCGGCACGCGGGTGTCGCAGACTTTCGCCACCGGATTGAACGAGCTGCTCGGCATTGGTTGCGCGCCTGACGGCGCGTGCATTGTCGCCGAAGCTGGGGCCGGCCGCGTGCTCAAAGTGAACGCGAAAGGTGAAGTCTCTACCTTAGCCAGTGGACTTGGCCGTCCTTCTGGAGTCGTCGTGGCTGGCAATGGCGCGTGCTGTGTCAGTGACGAAAGTGGAGGACGGGTGGTGCAAATAGACGGCGGTACGGCCACGGTGCTCGACGGCCTGAAGAAGCCGCAAGGGCTTGCGCTCCTGGGCGATCAATTGTTGATCCTCGACGCCGGCAGTAAAGAACTCATCGCGTTTTCACTCGCCACGAAACAACGCCAGACTCTGGCGACCAACCTGCCGGTGGGTGCAGCGCCAGGAATCACCCCTAAGCCTCTGCTCGGTGTACCGGACCTCATTCCTGGGCCGCTGAGCCCGTTTGCCGGGGTGGCGGTGGGCAGTGACGGTACCATCTACATCGCCGGAGACGGGGAAGGAAGCGTGTTAGCGCTCAAAAAAGTCTAG
- a CDS encoding enoyl-CoA hydratase/isomerase family protein produces the protein MNYETILYEKDGPIATVTFNRPEKHNPWSVQVSEDLVDAFNVMENDPEVRVTLVTGKGTKAFSAGADLANPKTHRVTTAGEHLATVTPRGFAVFNTVADYPKPVVAAVNGYAIGIGCLITLCCDIILASDNAEFGLPQVPLGILPAYGGAVRLARYVGRGKAMEMVLLGERITAAEAHRVGLANKVVPLADLLPLARNYAERLAALPPLAVRLAKESLNKGLDIASLKDAAQVDIYRFMLLGQTEDSHEAHRAWREKRKPVFKGK, from the coding sequence ATGAATTACGAAACCATTCTCTACGAAAAAGACGGACCGATTGCGACCGTGACTTTCAACCGCCCGGAGAAGCACAATCCCTGGAGCGTGCAAGTCTCGGAAGACCTCGTCGATGCGTTCAACGTCATGGAAAACGACCCCGAGGTCCGGGTCACGCTTGTGACCGGCAAAGGGACGAAAGCCTTCTCTGCTGGCGCGGATTTGGCCAACCCGAAGACTCATCGAGTGACCACGGCAGGTGAACATCTGGCGACTGTCACGCCACGCGGGTTCGCGGTGTTCAACACCGTGGCCGATTATCCCAAGCCTGTAGTGGCTGCCGTCAACGGCTATGCTATCGGCATCGGCTGCCTAATTACTCTTTGCTGCGACATCATCCTGGCCTCGGACAATGCGGAGTTCGGTTTGCCGCAGGTGCCGCTCGGTATTTTACCGGCCTATGGAGGCGCGGTGCGTCTCGCGCGCTATGTAGGGCGCGGCAAAGCCATGGAAATGGTGCTGCTAGGCGAACGCATCACGGCAGCCGAAGCCCATCGTGTCGGTCTGGCGAACAAAGTCGTGCCGCTGGCAGACCTCCTCCCCCTCGCCCGCAATTACGCCGAACGTCTCGCGGCCTTGCCTCCGCTGGCCGTGCGCCTGGCCAAGGAGTCGCTCAACAAGGGGCTCGATATTGCCTCGCTCAAAGACGCCGCGCAGGTGGATATCTACCGCTTCATGCTGCTCGGCCAGACGGAAGACAGCCACGAAGCGCACCGTGCGTGGCGCGAAAAACGCAAGCCGGTGTTCAAAGGAAAATAG